A stretch of Helicobacter pylori DNA encodes these proteins:
- the clsC gene encoding cardiolipin synthase ClsC, with amino-acid sequence MKIFLVLLSVFFFNGCFGLVYKTPISSPPISYDPYTTTIGSLYAKNLKENPNHSAAILLEDGFDALLHRVGLIRMSQKSIDMQTYIYKNDLSSQVIAKELLNAANRGVKVRILLDDNGLDSDFSDIMLLNFHKNIEVKIFNPYYIRNKGLRYFEMLADYERIKKRMHNKLFIVDNFAVIIGGRNIGDNYFDNDLDTNFLDLDALFFGGVASKAKESFERYWRFHRSIPVSLLRTHKRLKNNAKEIAKLHEKIPISAEDKNQFEKKVNDFIDRFQKYQYPIYYGNAIFLADSPKKIDTPLYSPIKIAFEKALKNAKDSVFIASSYFIPGKKMMKIFKNQISKGIELNILTNSLSSTDAIVVYGAWERYRNQLVRMGANVYEIRNDFFNRQIKGRFSTKHSLHGKTIVFDDNLTLLGSFNIDPRSAYINTESAVLFDNPSFAKRVRLSLKDHAQQSWHLVVYRHRVIWEAVEEGILIHEKTSPDTSFFLRLIKEWSKVLPEREL; translated from the coding sequence TTGAAAATCTTTTTAGTCCTTTTAAGCGTCTTTTTTTTTAATGGGTGTTTTGGGCTAGTCTATAAGACTCCCATTTCAAGCCCCCCTATCTCTTATGACCCCTACACTACCACCATTGGGAGCTTGTATGCTAAAAATTTGAAAGAAAACCCTAACCATAGCGCGGCCATTCTTTTAGAAGATGGCTTTGACGCTTTGTTGCACAGAGTGGGTCTTATTAGAATGAGCCAAAAAAGCATTGACATGCAAACTTATATTTATAAGAACGATCTTTCCTCTCAAGTGATCGCTAAAGAACTTTTAAACGCGGCCAATCGTGGGGTAAAAGTGCGCATCCTTTTAGATGATAACGGATTGGATTCAGATTTTTCAGATATTATGCTTTTAAATTTCCATAAAAACATTGAAGTGAAAATCTTTAACCCCTACTATATCCGCAATAAAGGCTTGCGTTATTTTGAAATGCTTGCGGATTATGAGCGCATTAAAAAACGCATGCACAACAAGCTTTTCATCGTGGATAATTTCGCTGTCATTATAGGGGGGCGCAATATTGGGGACAATTATTTTGATAACGATTTAGACACGAATTTTTTAGATTTAGACGCTTTGTTTTTTGGAGGGGTTGCTTCAAAAGCCAAAGAAAGCTTTGAACGCTATTGGAGATTCCACCGCTCTATCCCTGTTTCATTACTAAGAACCCATAAAAGACTCAAAAACAACGCTAAAGAAATCGCTAAACTCCATGAAAAAATCCCTATCAGCGCTGAAGACAAAAACCAGTTTGAAAAAAAAGTCAATGATTTTATAGATCGTTTCCAAAAATACCAATACCCCATTTATTATGGGAATGCCATTTTTTTAGCCGATTCACCCAAAAAAATTGACACGCCCTTGTATTCGCCCATCAAAATCGCTTTTGAGAAAGCCCTTAAAAACGCTAAGGACTCCGTTTTTATCGCTTCATCGTATTTTATTCCAGGCAAAAAGATGATGAAAATCTTTAAAAATCAAATTTCTAAGGGGATTGAATTGAATATTCTTACCAATTCCCTTTCATCAACGGACGCTATCGTAGTCTATGGGGCGTGGGAAAGGTATCGCAACCAATTAGTGCGAATGGGTGCGAATGTCTATGAAATACGAAACGATTTTTTCAACCGCCAGATTAAAGGGCGCTTTAGCACCAAACATTCCTTGCACGGCAAGACGATTGTTTTTGATGACAATTTAACGCTTCTAGGGAGTTTTAATATTGATCCGCGCTCTGCATACATCAACACTGAAAGCGCGGTTTTGTTTGACAACCCGTCTTTTGCTAAAAGGGTGCGTTTGTCGCTTAAAGATCATGCCCAACAATCATGGCATTTGGTGGTGTATCGGCATAGAGTGATTTGGGAAGCGGTGGAAGAAGGGATTTTAATCCATGAAAAAACTTCGCCTGACACTTCCTTCTTTTTGCGCTTGATTAAAGAATGGTCTAAAGTCCTTCCTGAAAGAGAGCTTTAA
- a CDS encoding CvpA family protein — MNYIDLALLVVVVAFGIRGFYHGFVSEVAGTLGIVLGVYLASRYSVAVGNLFSEHLYDLRNETMTNLIGFLLVLASIWVFFLAFGVLLGKVLVFSGLGIIDKALGFIFSCLKTFLVLSFILYALSKMEVMKDANAYLQEKSAFFSTMKSVASKIMRLDGVKHVEQNLKDNLEEMSDEVKNKESFNKNKESFNKAMDKGMESLKEKAKDLPKNMLDPKANQTPPNPTPSNKEPL, encoded by the coding sequence TTGAATTATATTGATTTGGCGTTACTTGTGGTGGTGGTAGCCTTTGGGATTAGAGGATTTTATCATGGCTTCGTGAGTGAAGTGGCGGGGACTTTAGGGATTGTGCTTGGCGTGTATTTAGCGTCTCGCTATTCTGTGGCTGTTGGGAATTTATTTTCAGAACATTTGTATGATTTGAGAAATGAAACCATGACGAATCTCATTGGTTTTTTATTGGTGTTAGCGTCTATTTGGGTGTTTTTTTTAGCTTTTGGAGTGTTGCTAGGCAAGGTGTTAGTCTTTAGTGGGTTAGGCATTATAGACAAAGCTTTAGGGTTTATTTTTTCATGCTTAAAGACTTTTTTAGTGCTTTCTTTCATCCTTTATGCACTCTCTAAAATGGAAGTCATGAAAGACGCTAACGCTTACTTGCAAGAAAAAAGTGCTTTTTTTTCTACTATGAAAAGCGTCGCTAGTAAGATCATGCGCCTTGATGGCGTCAAACATGTGGAGCAAAACCTTAAAGACAACCTTGAAGAAATGAGCGATGAAGTCAAAAATAAAGAATCTTTCAATAAAAATAAAGAATCTTTTAATAAAGCGATGGATAAGGGCATGGAATCTTTAAAAGAAAAGGCTAAAGATTTGCCTAAAAACATGTTAGATCCAAAAGCTAACCAAACCCCACCAAACCCCACCCCATCTAATAAAGAACCCCTATAA
- a CDS encoding TIGR00645 family protein: MLEKLIERVLFATRWLLAPLCIAMSLVLVVLGYVFMKELWHMLSHLDTISETDLVLSALGLVDLLFMAGLVLMVLLASYESFVSKLDKVDASEITWLKHTDFNALKLKVSLSIVAISAIFLLKRYMSLEDVLSNIPKDTPLSHNPIFWQVVIHLVFVCSALLAAVTNNIAFSQNKGH; the protein is encoded by the coding sequence ATGCTAGAAAAGTTGATTGAAAGAGTGTTGTTTGCCACTCGTTGGTTGCTAGCCCCTTTATGCATTGCCATGTCGTTAGTGTTGGTGGTTTTAGGCTATGTGTTCATGAAAGAGTTGTGGCACATGCTCAGCCATTTAGACACCATTAGTGAAACGGATTTGGTTTTATCAGCCTTAGGTTTAGTGGATTTGTTGTTTATGGCCGGGCTTGTTTTGATGGTGTTGCTCGCCAGTTATGAAAGCTTTGTTTCTAAATTAGACAAGGTGGATGCTAGTGAAATCACTTGGCTAAAGCACACGGATTTTAACGCTTTAAAGTTAAAGGTTTCACTCTCCATTGTAGCGATTTCGGCGATTTTCTTGCTCAAACGCTACATGAGTTTAGAAGACGTTTTATCCAATATTCCTAAGGACACGCCCCTATCGCATAACCCCATTTTTTGGCAAGTGGTGATCCATTTGGTGTTTGTGTGTTCAGCGCTTTTAGCCGCCGTTACCAATAACATCGCTTTTTCGCAAAATAAAGGGCATTAA
- a CDS encoding serine hydroxymethyltransferase, producing MAYFLEQTDSEIFELIFEEYKRQNEHLEMIASENYTFPSVMEAMGSILTNKYAEGYPNKRYYGGCEVVDKIESLAIERAKKLFNCQFANVQAHSGSQANNAVYHALLKPYDKILGMDLSCGGHLTHGAKVSLTGKHYQSFSYGVNLDGYIDYEEALKIAQSVKPEIIVCGFSAYPREIDFKKFREIADEVGALLLGDIAHVAGLVVTGEHAHPFPHCHVVSSTTHKTLRGPRGGLILTNDEEIAAKIDKAIFPGTQGGPLMHAIAAKAVGFKENLKPEFKAYAKLVKSNMQVLAKVLKEKNHKLVSGGTSNHLLLMDFLDKPYSGKDADIALGNAGITVNKNTIPGETRSPFVTSGIRIGSAALSARGMGAKEFEIIGNKISDILNDINNVSLQLHVKEELKAMASQFPVYHQPIF from the coding sequence ATGGCGTATTTTTTAGAACAAACGGATAGTGAAATTTTTGAATTGATCTTTGAAGAATATAAGCGGCAAAATGAGCATTTAGAAATGATAGCGAGCGAGAATTACACTTTTCCTAGTGTTATGGAAGCTATGGGAAGCATTTTAACCAACAAATACGCTGAAGGCTATCCTAACAAGCGCTATTATGGAGGCTGTGAAGTGGTGGATAAAATAGAAAGCCTGGCCATAGAAAGGGCTAAAAAGCTTTTTAATTGCCAGTTCGCTAACGTGCAAGCGCATTCAGGCTCACAAGCTAATAACGCTGTCTATCACGCTCTTTTAAAGCCTTATGACAAGATTTTAGGCATGGATTTAAGCTGTGGAGGGCATTTAACGCATGGCGCTAAAGTGAGTTTAACCGGCAAGCATTATCAGAGCTTTTCTTATGGCGTGAATTTGGATGGCTATATTGATTATGAAGAAGCATTAAAGATCGCTCAAAGCGTTAAGCCAGAAATCATCGTGTGCGGGTTTTCAGCCTATCCAAGGGAAATTGATTTTAAGAAATTTAGAGAAATCGCTGATGAAGTGGGGGCGTTACTATTAGGCGATATAGCCCATGTGGCGGGGCTTGTGGTAACCGGTGAGCATGCCCATCCTTTCCCGCATTGCCATGTGGTTTCAAGCACCACTCATAAGACCTTAAGAGGGCCTAGAGGGGGGCTTATTTTAACTAATGATGAAGAGATAGCGGCTAAGATTGATAAAGCGATTTTTCCAGGAACTCAAGGCGGGCCTTTGATGCATGCGATCGCTGCTAAGGCGGTGGGGTTTAAAGAGAATTTAAAACCAGAGTTTAAAGCTTATGCAAAATTGGTGAAATCTAACATGCAAGTTTTGGCTAAAGTATTAAAAGAAAAAAACCACAAATTAGTGAGCGGTGGCACTTCTAACCATTTGCTTTTAATGGATTTCTTAGATAAGCCTTATAGCGGGAAAGACGCTGATATTGCATTAGGGAATGCCGGGATCACCGTGAATAAAAACACCATTCCTGGCGAAACGCGCAGCCCTTTTGTAACGAGCGGGATAAGGATTGGCTCAGCGGCATTGAGTGCAAGGGGCATGGGAGCTAAAGAATTTGAAATCATAGGGAATAAAATATCAGATATTTTGAATGATATTAATAATGTTAGTTTGCAATTGCATGTGAAAGAAGAATTGAAGGCCATGGCTAGTCAATTCCCTGTGTACCACCAACCCATTTTTTAA
- the pseI gene encoding pseudaminic acid synthase yields the protein MLQRPKIVAELSANHNQDLNLAKESLHAIKESGADFAKLQTYTPSCMTLDSKEDPFIIQGTLWDKENLYELYQKASTPLEWHAELFELAKKLDLGIFSSPFSSKALELLESLDCPMYKIASFEIVDLDLIEKAARTQKPIILSSGIATHAELQDAISLCKGVNNFDITLLKCVSAYPSKIEDTNLLSMVKLGETFGVKFGLSDHTIGSLCPILATTLGASMIEKHFILNKSLQTPDSAFSMDFNEFKSMVEAIKQSVLALGEEEPRINPKTLEERRFFARSLFVIKDIQKGEALTSDNIKALRPNLGLHPKFYKEILGQKASKFLKANTPLNADDIERSL from the coding sequence ATGTTGCAACGCCCTAAAATTGTCGCTGAATTGAGCGCTAATCATAACCAGGATCTAAACCTAGCCAAAGAAAGCCTTCATGCCATTAAGGAAAGCGGCGCGGATTTTGCCAAGCTCCAAACCTACACGCCAAGCTGCATGACTTTAGATTCTAAAGAAGATCCTTTCATCATTCAAGGCACTTTATGGGATAAAGAAAATCTGTATGAATTGTATCAAAAGGCTTCTACCCCCCTAGAATGGCATGCTGAATTGTTTGAGTTGGCTAAAAAGCTTGATTTAGGCATTTTTAGCTCGCCCTTTAGCTCAAAAGCTTTAGAGCTTTTAGAGAGCCTAGATTGCCCCATGTATAAAATCGCTAGTTTTGAAATCGTTGATTTAGACTTGATTGAAAAGGCCGCTCGCACACAAAAGCCCATTATCCTTTCTAGCGGTATCGCCACACACGCCGAACTGCAAGACGCTATCTCGTTGTGCAAAGGAGTGAATAATTTTGACATCACCCTTTTAAAATGCGTGAGCGCTTATCCTAGTAAAATAGAAGACACTAACTTGTTGAGCATGGTTAAATTAGGCGAAACCTTTGGCGTTAAATTTGGCTTGAGCGATCACACGATTGGCTCTCTTTGCCCCATTTTAGCCACCACTTTAGGGGCGAGCATGATAGAAAAGCATTTCATCTTAAACAAATCCTTACAAACCCCAGACAGCGCTTTTAGCATGGATTTTAACGAATTTAAAAGCATGGTTGAAGCCATCAAGCAAAGCGTTTTAGCCTTAGGCGAAGAAGAGCCAAGAATTAATCCAAAGACTTTAGAGGAGCGAAGATTTTTTGCACGCTCTTTATTTGTCATTAAGGATATTCAAAAAGGCGAAGCATTGACTAGCGATAATATCAAAGCCTTACGCCCCAACCTTGGCTTACACCCTAAATTTTATAAAGAAATTTTAGGTCAAAAGGCGTCAAAATTTTTAAAAGCCAACACCCCTTTAAACGCTGATGATATAGAACGCTCACTGTAG
- a CDS encoding apolipoprotein N-acyltransferase produces MRLLLFNQNAFLLACMFVSSVYANAVLDAYAIENPYITITLTSLLAPLSMLAFLKTPRNRAFALGFFVGALLFYWCALSFRYSDFTYLLPLIIVLIALVYGVLFYLLLYFENPYFRLLSFLGSSFIHPFGFDWLVPDSFFSYSVFRVDKLSLGLVFLACVFLSAKPFKKYRIIAVLLLLGALDFHFFKTSDLKEVGNVELVSTKTPQDLKFDSNYLNNIENNILKEIKLAQSKQKTLIVFPETAYPIALENSPFKAKLEDLSDKIAILIGTLRAQGYSLYNSSFLFSKESVQIADKVILAPFGEIMPLPKFLQKPLEKLFFGESAYLYRNASNFSDFTLNDFTFRPLICYEGTSKPAYSNSPSKIFIVMSNNAWFSPSIEPTLQRTLLKYYARRYDKIILHSANFSTSYILSPSLLGDILFRK; encoded by the coding sequence ATGCGTCTTCTCCTATTCAATCAAAACGCTTTTTTATTAGCGTGCATGTTTGTTTCAAGCGTGTATGCGAACGCCGTTTTGGACGCTTATGCGATTGAAAACCCTTATATTACTATCACACTCACGAGTCTATTAGCCCCTTTAAGCATGCTGGCGTTTTTAAAAACCCCCAGAAACAGAGCTTTTGCTTTGGGGTTTTTTGTGGGGGCGTTATTGTTTTATTGGTGCGCTTTAAGCTTTCGCTACTCGGATTTCACTTATTTATTGCCCTTAATCATTGTTTTAATAGCGTTAGTTTATGGGGTTTTATTTTATTTGTTACTCTATTTTGAAAACCCCTACTTCAGGCTTTTGAGTTTTTTAGGCTCTAGTTTTATCCACCCTTTTGGATTTGATTGGTTAGTCCCGGATAGCTTTTTTTCTTATAGCGTGTTTAGGGTGGATAAATTATCTTTAGGGCTTGTTTTTTTAGCTTGCGTTTTTTTGAGCGCTAAACCCTTTAAAAAGTATAGGATCATAGCGGTTTTATTGTTGCTTGGTGCGTTGGATTTTCATTTCTTTAAAACAAGCGATTTAAAAGAGGTTGGAAATGTTGAATTAGTCTCTACAAAAACGCCCCAAGATTTGAAATTTGATTCAAACTACCTTAACAATATTGAAAACAACATCCTTAAAGAAATCAAACTCGCTCAAAGCAAGCAAAAAACCTTGATTGTTTTTCCAGAGACCGCCTACCCCATCGCTTTAGAAAATTCCCCCTTTAAAGCGAAGCTAGAAGATTTAAGCGATAAGATCGCCATTTTAATAGGGACATTGCGTGCCCAAGGCTATAGCCTTTATAATAGCTCGTTTTTATTTTCTAAAGAAAGCGTTCAGATCGCTGATAAAGTGATCTTAGCCCCCTTTGGCGAGATAATGCCTTTACCCAAGTTTCTTCAAAAACCCCTTGAAAAGCTCTTTTTTGGCGAGAGCGCTTATTTATACCGCAACGCTTCCAATTTCAGCGATTTTACATTAAATGATTTTACTTTTCGCCCCCTGATTTGCTATGAAGGCACTTCCAAACCCGCTTATTCAAACAGCCCTTCAAAAATTTTTATCGTGATGAGCAATAACGCATGGTTTAGCCCAAGCATTGAACCCACCTTACAAAGAACGCTTTTAAAATACTATGCAAGGCGTTATGATAAAATCATCTTGCACAGCGCGAATTTTTCAACTTCTTACATTTTAAGCCCTAGCTTATTGGGCGATATTCTTTTTAGGAAATGA
- a CDS encoding DUF1882 domain-containing protein → MTEMELKLIKIDTSHYFEKKPGLGERMDYAGRCYYNKFQRVNAMLTSSLIQKHLKREIEIAHNLILRNDKVENIVFDYNGRNPERFYHKAQLLLREEGFMNFTAYNTKTPGHLHLYVHKGHTELGEGERLVKTLSMKLAQGLPKEWKVFPSNEWPKEFNILALPYEVFAKERGSSWAKHL, encoded by the coding sequence ATGACAGAAATGGAATTAAAGCTCATTAAGATAGATACAAGCCATTATTTTGAAAAAAAACCAGGCTTGGGGGAGAGAATGGATTATGCGGGGCGTTGCTATTATAATAAATTCCAAAGAGTGAATGCCATGCTCACAAGCTCGCTCATTCAAAAGCATTTGAAAAGGGAGATAGAAATCGCGCACAATCTCATTTTGCGTAACGATAAGGTGGAAAACATCGTGTTTGATTATAACGGGAGGAACCCGGAGCGTTTTTACCATAAGGCGCAGTTATTGCTTCGTGAGGAAGGTTTTATGAATTTTACCGCTTATAACACGAAGACGCCAGGGCATTTGCATTTGTATGTGCATAAGGGGCATACGGAATTAGGCGAGGGTGAAAGGCTGGTTAAAACTTTGTCTATGAAATTAGCGCAAGGGTTGCCTAAAGAATGGAAGGTCTTCCCTAGCAATGAATGGCCTAAGGAATTTAATATTTTAGCCTTACCTTATGAAGTGTTTGCAAAAGAGCGCGGTAGCTCTTGGGCGAAGCATTTATAA
- a CDS encoding ABC transporter ATP-binding protein, translating to MIKAINISHAFEKPLYNGVNLHIKPKESLAILGVSGSGKSTLLSHLATMLKPDSGTISLLEHQDIYALNPKKLLELRRLKVGIVFQSHYLFKGFSALENLQVASILAKQEINHSLLEQLGIAHTLKQGVGELSGGQQQRLSIARVLSKKPKIIIADEPTGNLDTTSANQVISMLQNYITEKEGALVLATHDEHLAFTCSQVYRLEKEVLIKEK from the coding sequence ATGATTAAAGCGATTAATATTTCTCATGCTTTTGAAAAGCCTCTTTATAATGGCGTGAATTTACACATCAAGCCCAAAGAAAGCCTAGCGATTTTAGGCGTGAGCGGGAGCGGTAAAAGCACGCTTTTAAGCCATTTGGCCACCATGCTAAAACCGGATAGTGGGACGATTAGTTTGTTAGAACACCAGGATATTTACGCTTTAAATCCCAAAAAGCTTTTGGAATTACGGCGCTTAAAAGTGGGCATCGTTTTTCAATCGCATTACCTTTTTAAGGGTTTTAGCGCTTTAGAAAACTTGCAAGTCGCTTCAATCCTAGCCAAGCAAGAAATAAATCATTCCCTTTTAGAACAATTAGGCATAGCCCACACCCTAAAACAAGGCGTGGGTGAATTGAGCGGCGGCCAGCAACAACGCTTAAGCATCGCTAGAGTGCTTTCTAAAAAACCTAAAATCATTATCGCTGATGAACCCACCGGGAATTTAGACACCACTAGCGCTAATCAAGTCATCAGCATGCTGCAAAATTACATTACAGAAAAAGAAGGGGCGTTAGTTTTAGCCACGCATGATGAGCATTTGGCTTTCACTTGCTCTCAAGTCTATCGCTTAGAAAAAGAAGTTTTGATTAAGGAAAAATAA
- the lysS gene encoding lysine--tRNA ligase, which produces MFSNQYIQQRIHKANSLREEGKNPYQNGLKRSLTNAAFLEKYAYVKDLEEPKDKEKCESIVGRVKLLRLMGKACFIKIEDESAILQAYVSQNELNDEFKSLKKHLEVGDIVLVKGFPFATKTGELSVHALEFHILSKTIVPLPEKFHGLSDIELRYRQRYLDLIVNPSVKDVFKKRSLIVSSVRKFFEMEGFLEVETPMMHPIPGGANARPFITYHNALEIERYLRIAPELYLKRLIVGGFEAVFEINRNFRNEGMDHSHNPEFTMIEFYWAYHTYEDLIELSKRLFDYLLKTLNLDSKIIYNDMEVDFNQTSVISYLDALETIGGISKDILEKEDRLLAYLLEQGIKVEPNLTYGKLLAEAFDHFVEYQLINPTFVTQYPIEISPLARRNDSNPNIADRFELFIAGKEIANGFSELNDPLDQLERFKNQVAEKEKGDEEAQYMDEDYVWALAHGMPPTAGQGIGIDRLVMLLTGAKSIKDVILFPAMRPVKNDFNIESGE; this is translated from the coding sequence ATGTTTTCTAACCAATACATCCAACAACGCATTCATAAAGCCAATAGCTTGAGAGAAGAAGGGAAAAACCCTTATCAAAATGGCTTGAAACGAAGCCTCACCAACGCCGCTTTTTTAGAAAAATACGCTTATGTTAAGGACTTAGAAGAGCCTAAAGACAAAGAAAAATGCGAGAGTATTGTAGGGAGGGTCAAGCTTTTGCGCTTAATGGGTAAGGCTTGTTTTATTAAAATTGAAGATGAAAGCGCGATTTTGCAAGCTTATGTTTCGCAAAATGAATTGAATGATGAATTTAAAAGCCTGAAAAAGCATTTAGAAGTGGGCGATATTGTGTTGGTGAAAGGTTTCCCTTTTGCTACCAAAACCGGTGAATTGAGCGTTCATGCCCTAGAATTTCATATTTTAAGCAAAACCATTGTGCCTTTACCTGAAAAGTTTCATGGATTAAGCGATATAGAATTGCGTTACCGCCAGCGCTATTTGGATTTAATCGTCAATCCTAGCGTTAAAGATGTGTTTAAAAAACGCAGTTTGATTGTTTCTAGCGTGCGGAAATTCTTTGAAATGGAAGGGTTTTTAGAAGTGGAAACCCCCATGATGCACCCCATTCCTGGCGGGGCGAACGCAAGGCCTTTCATCACTTATCATAACGCTTTAGAAATTGAAAGGTATTTGAGAATCGCCCCAGAATTATACCTCAAACGCTTGATTGTGGGGGGGTTTGAAGCGGTGTTTGAAATCAATCGTAATTTCAGAAATGAGGGCATGGATCACAGCCATAACCCTGAATTTACGATGATTGAATTTTATTGGGCGTATCACACTTATGAAGATTTGATTGAACTCAGTAAGAGGCTGTTTGACTACTTGCTAAAGACTTTAAATTTAGATTCAAAAATCATTTATAACGATATGGAAGTGGATTTCAACCAAACGAGCGTGATTTCCTATTTGGACGCTTTAGAAACGATAGGGGGCATTAGTAAGGATATTTTAGAAAAAGAAGACAGGCTTTTGGCTTATTTGTTAGAGCAAGGCATCAAAGTAGAGCCAAATCTCACTTATGGTAAATTGCTCGCTGAAGCGTTTGATCATTTTGTAGAATACCAACTCATTAACCCCACTTTTGTAACCCAATACCCTATTGAGATTAGCCCTTTAGCCAGACGCAACGATAGTAACCCTAATATTGCTGACAGGTTTGAATTATTTATTGCAGGAAAAGAAATCGCCAACGGCTTTAGCGAGTTGAACGATCCTTTAGATCAATTAGAACGCTTTAAAAACCAAGTGGCTGAGAAAGAAAAAGGCGATGAAGAAGCCCAATACATGGATGAAGATTACGTGTGGGCCCTAGCCCATGGAATGCCCCCCACTGCAGGGCAAGGCATAGGCATTGACCGATTAGTGATGTTACTCACTGGAGCTAAAAGCATTAAAGATGTGATTTTATTCCCAGCGATGCGTCCTGTTAAAAACGATTTTAATATTGAGAGTGGAGAATAA